From the genome of Malus sylvestris chromosome 13, drMalSylv7.2, whole genome shotgun sequence:
AATCGGAATTCTCTGCCATTAGTTCTTGATTTTTTGCCTCATAAGCATCCACCTGGAAATAAtgtaaattcaaaatttgacaaGAAAGTGGTTCCGAAAAGCTTAAATAAGACAATTAAGCTACATACAATCTTTTTATGAAAATCATTATCAGCCTTCTTTCCATTCCATGTTCCACGCTGCCTCCCTTCTTTCTGTTTGCACGTAATATTAAGGGAGAGAAATGTAAAATTTGGTGGATTAACTTGAAATTTTAAAAGGTAATTTAAGTAAGTCAGCCTTTTAATACCTGAAGCAAATTCATTATCTCCATGCCTGATCTAGATTCCTTCTTTTTCTCCATCAACACTTGGTTTAGCCTCTCCTGAAATTAGAATGGCATCACTCTTTCATTCCAAATCTAATATCTCGTCCACTCGAGTAATTGTTGGTCACGTATAAAATCCAATTTCTCTAAACCTAAGGAAGCCAATATGTTCTCCTCACAGGATAAGAATACATGTAGATAATATTATACCTGCAACTTTATgtactccttttcttttttcttcatctcATGCATTTGTTGAGTCCTAACTTGCTTTTGCGGCATCAACATAGCAATGATACTGGTCAGGATTTTTGTCCATTTTCACATAGAAGCTACCAAAATTCAGAAAAGAAAGTCCATTAAATTCAAATGGCCCAACCTGATTGCCAATGACCATCCTCTGAAACTCGTCTCGCTCCTGCTGTAGCTTCTCAATTTGGGCCTTAAAAGCTGCTGTAGCTTTAGCTTCCTAATCATAGAGAATTCCCAAAAGaatcaataaaaatacaaaaccaGTACAATATCCTTTATAAAGAAATGAAAGTTTCTAACCGTTCGTGTCATTGTTGCTATCTCCCTATCTTTCACTTGTAACTGCCCCTCAAGCCTCTCAACTTTAGCTTCTAATCTTGATATGTCAGACACCAGCCTATAACATAAAAATATAGTACAAGCATTGGAATCACTCGTCAGGACActgaaattcgaaaaaaaatttcaactaaATGAAAGGTCCATACAAAACGGACAAACATAAATAATGACAATGTGcttaatcaaatacataataccagtaaattaaaccaaaacattGTATAAAAACCCAATAAATAACGACAATGTGcttaatcaaatacataatacAAGTAAATTAACCCAAAACATTGTATAAAACCCCAATGAAAACAAAAAGGAGAAACTTTATACACATTTTCCACTCAAATTATCATTCAGAGATCTAAGTCCAAACAAATAATGCATAAGTTTTAGAGAGAATCATACCGCTGTCTCTGTTCATTAGCGGACTCTCGAAATTCAACATCCCTTTGTCTCTGCTGAACCAAAGCATACATACAATTGCAAGTCCGAGCAACAGAAACCTACAAAATTGCAGCAGatacaaatttgaaaaatacatcaatcaaaaagaaaaagagagagagagagagagggagagagaatttTGCTGgagcaaattaaaaaataaaagcaaaactGACCGGATCATTTGCGAAGAGATCAAGTGACGCCGGGAATCCGAAGGTAACAAGTGTCTGATTCAAATACTTAATGCAATGCTCCAAATTCCCCACATCGGCAAATGCGAACTCTCTGAAGCACAAAATTTCAAAATCCCATACATACACCCACAAACATATATACACACTTACATATACACAATGCCCATTAATACATAAGcttaaaaccctagaaatggagGTGGGGAACTGACCCGATTGGGATGGCGGACTGAGGCGACGGCTGCACCAATACAGAGAAAGATAATGTgagaaaattaaagagaaaatggAAGTGGAATTGTTAGGGTTTGGAGGAACAGTACTCTGAGATCGAAGTCTGTGTCCGTCGCAGGCATTGTTGAAGGCAGGGAAGCtcggggagagagagatagagagagagagagagatggggggAGTGAGAGCCTCTCTCAGTAGATCTGAGCGGTGGCGAAATTCaatgtttcaaattttttttggacTTGGTTTGGACTTTGGTGGTTGGTTTCTCGATGTTCCTCTGTTGACCGGTCTATTAAAGTTTCATGTATGGACCAATAAGATTGGGGGTTTTAGGGTGGATCAGTTTCGTTCAGTGACGTGGTGGGATGTGAGTGGTGGGATGATTTTGTTTGAGTGTAGAGGATGTGAAGTAAACGGCGCCAGACGGCACAAAAGGCGTGAGTGAAGTGATTGAAGTGAACAGAGGACcctttttcctttaatttgaAAGATTATTCATTGAAACCAACCAATTGGTatttagagttttttttttaaattgttattaacacttcaaaaatcaAATTATAGACTCCtcataattgtattttttttctaattatagaaaatttggagtgtaaaatgagatttttgaagtgtcaataacaattcttttttttttttaacaaacgatattatctacctTAAGGAAGATAtgtgagaatcaaacctaagacctctcatttacaaatgaagaagaatatcactacaCTATATTACTAGTTGGTATTtagaaccaaaccgaaatttttcgAGACAGGAATGTAAagaccaatcccaaaccaaattttggggaatcccgaaatattttctggatttcgggacaaattgggaatcccaaattgaaatatgaaattatgaattgttgttcaaatatataattcaagaacAAATTCTTGAACTAGGAATGTCATTTCATTCACACTACCATTTAATCTAAAATTGGAATGTCTGACTGTTTTTATCAGagtcaaaattaaaattaattaaaccctttttgcaATTCCACCCCTAACTATACGTGTGAGGCCACTAGCACATTACTAAGGCTTCATttggtattatatttttttcaccaGAAAACTGCTTTTCTTAAAATTAAGCAATAAAAATGTGTTTGATCAAAATAAAATATTCTACTTATTTTCAA
Proteins encoded in this window:
- the LOC126597236 gene encoding uncharacterized protein LOC126597236 isoform X2 — protein: MPATDTDFDLRPSPQSAIPIGEFAFADVGNLEHCIKYLNQTLVTFGFPASLDLFANDPVSVARTCNCMYALVQQRQRDVEFRESANEQRQRLVSDISRLEAKVERLEGQLQVKDREIATMTRTEAKATAAFKAQIEKLQQERDEFQRMVIGNQQVRTQQMHEMKKKEKEYIKLQERLNQVLMEKKKESRSGMEIMNLLQKEGRQRGTWNGKKADNDFHKKIVDAYEAKNQELMAENSDLKALLRSMQVDMRDFINAPNGLSKQSRDVNERVETDHTLSPLGGRTDVFDLPFHMARDQIEENLRNKMASIKERMVQLQDAQKEAEVTSEVTERELELEAQLVEARSIIQEQASIMAKQLAKSERPRG
- the LOC126597236 gene encoding uncharacterized protein LOC126597236 isoform X1; the encoded protein is MPATDTDFDLRPSPQSAIPIGEFAFADVGNLEHCIKYLNQTLVTFGFPASLDLFANDPVSVARTCNCMYALVQQRQRDVEFRESANEQRQRLVSDISRLEAKVERLEGQLQVKDREIATMTRTEAKATAAFKAQIEKLQQERDEFQRMVIGNQQVRTQQMHEMKKKEKEYIKLQERLNQVLMEKKKESRSGMEIMNLLQKEGRQRGTWNGKKADNDFHKKIVDAYEAKNQELMAENSDLKALLRSMQVDMRDFINAPNGLSKQSRDVNERVETDHTLSPLGGRTDVFDLPFHMARDQIEENLRNKMASIKERMVQLQDAQKEAEVTSEVTERELELEAQLVEARSIIQEQASIMAKQLAKSERPRNLNGSHFNSGGESNISSPAEGVRN